CAATAAGACAACATAAACAGAAATTCGTTACACAAAAATTTAATTTTTTTTTAATCATTTTTTTCTGATGTTAATTCCGCTTTTTTAAAGCTGCCCTTTTCAAGGTGTTATCAAAATATCCTTATCTTTGCAGGCTTAAAAAATGATTATAAAAATGATACTATCAGAAATTTTAACATCTCATATTCAGAAAGCCGTAACCGCGTTGTTCGATATTACTTTAGATAAAGTAGAACTACAGGCTACCCGCAGGGAATTTGAAGGCGATAGTACCATGGTTATTTTTCCGCTGTTAAAGCAAATAAAAGGCAACCCTGTTGAGTTGGGTAAAAAAATAGGCGAATACCTTGTAGAAAACTCCGATGTTGTAGAGCGTTTTAATGTGGTTAAGGGTTTCCTTAATCTCGTAATATCAGATACATATTACATCAACTTTTTTAACGGTATAAAAGCAAACGAGCAGTTTGGTTTTGTAACCCCACCGCACGATGGTAAAACTACTATGGTAGAGTATGCCTCGCCCAACACCAACAAGCCATTGCACTTAGGGCACGTTCGTAACGTGCTTTTAGGCTATTCTGTAGCCCAAATTATACAAGCAGCAGGTAAAAAAGTAAATAAAACCCAAATTATAAACGACAGAGGTATTCATATTTGTAAATCCATGTTGGCTTACAAACGTTTTGGTAATAACGAAACACCCGAGAGTGCAAACATAAAAGGCGATAAGTTAGTAGGTAATTATTACGTAGCTTTTGATAAAGCTTATAAAGAAGAAATTGAAACGCTTAAAACAGCAGGTAAAACCGAAGACGAAGCGAAAGCAAATGCGCCGATAGTACTAGAAGCGCAAGAAATGCTGCGCAAATGGGAGGCAGGCGACCCTGATACCGTTGCTTTGTGGGAGATGATGAATGGTTGGGTGTATAAAGGTTTTGATGAAACGTATAAAAATATAGGTGTTAATTTTGATAGCTATTATTACGAGAGTAATACCTATCTTTTAGGAAAAGATGTTGTAGCCGACGGATTGGCAAAAGGCGTTTTTTATAAAAAAGAAGATGGTTCGGTTTGGATAGACCTTACTGATGAGGGTTTAGATGAAAAATTAGTACTCCGTTCGGATGGTACTGCGGTGTACATGACGCAGGATATTGGTACCGCCATACAGCGTGTAAAAGATTATCCTGATGTTAACGGTATGGTATATACCGTAGGTAACGAGCAGGATTACCATTTTAAAGTATTGTTTTTAATACTTAAAAAACTCGGTTTCGATTGGGCAAGTAGCCTGTACCACCTATCGTACGGAATGGTAGATTTACCATCGGGTAAAATGAAAAGCCGTGAAGGTACCGTAGTAGATGCCGATGATTTAATGGCAGAAATGGCTACAACTGCTAAAAACATATCGGAAGAGTTGGGCAAACTTGATGATTATTCCGACGAAGAAAAAGCAAAACTATATAACATTATTGGGCTGGGCGCGTTGAAGTATTACATACTGAAAGTAGATCCGAAAAAACGCATATTGTTCAATCCAGAAGAGTCAGTAGATTTTTCAGGGAATACAGGACCATTCATACAATACACTTACGCCCGAATACAATCGTTATTACGTAGAGCCGATTTTGATGTATCGGTTACACTACAACCCGAAGATATTGTATTACACGAAAAAGAAAAAGAGCTGTTAAAACAACTAGCACAGTACCCCGATGTAGTACAAAGTGCAGCAGCAGGACACAGCCCTGCCTTAATAGCAAATTATACATACGATTTAGTAAAAGAGTACAACTCATTTTACCAAAGTGTGCCTATATTCGGTTCGGAAATAGAAAATGAAAAGGTGTTTAGAATACAACTTTCTAAAAAAGTAGCCGATACCATAAAATCAGCTTTCGGATTGTTAGGTATTGATGTGCCAGAACGAATGTAATAAACCACAATTTTGTGAACCGCAATAAACCTTATTTGTTTCAATCCTTTGCAATCGTAGTATTGTCGGTTTTCGTATTCTTGGTGTGCAAGCAATTTTTACCCCGAAAAATTTTCTCGGAGGTTAATGTACCCGCTAAAAACATGGTTATTGATAGCCTAGCTATAGAAGCAATACAGGCTATGGATACTACGGCTGTTACTGTAGCTGTAGAAGATACTTTACCCGATAAAAAGGTAGTGTTTAAAAAGAAAAAAGGCATACAATTCCCCACAGAACAGTTTGAAGCCTACTCGGGATATCAGCATCTTATGGCTTTTTACGAAAAGCTATTAAATTTAGAAAAAACAGGCGAGGGCAACGTGCGTATTGCTTATTTTGGCGACTCGATGACTGATGGCGATTTAATTGTAAAAGATTTACGCGACAAGCTACAACAACGCTTTGGTGGGGCAGGAGTAGGCTTTGTAAACATAACCTCAGAGTCTGCTTCGGCAAGAGCTACAGTACGCCACCAATTTTCAGACAATTGGAAAACCATTTCGTTTCTTACTACAAAAAAGCCCGAGAGTCCTTTTGGTATAACAGGGCAGGTATTTTTTACGGAACCCGATACCATTAACCCCGCTTGGGTACAATACAAATCCAGCCGTTACAACAAACAATCGGTACTTAACAAACCCAAGCTGTTTTACGGCAAATCCAACAATAAGCACGGAAAAGTAACTTTTATTACAGGTAACGATACTATTTACAAAAAGCTAGTGCCTAAAAACACTGTTAATACACTTACCGTTGCTCCGTACGACCTTAAAGAGCTTAAAGCAGCATTTACAGCTACAGACTCTATACCCATTTACGGTTTTAATTTTGATGATGGTAAAGGGGTACACGTAGATAACTTCTCGAGCAGAGGAAACTCAGGGTTACCGTTATCAATATTCAATGTCAATTTAATGCAGGCATTTAATAAAGAGCTGCATTACGATTTAATTGTACTCCAATATGGTGCTAACGTGTTAAACTACGGTAGTTATAATTACCGCTGGTACGAAAAACGTATGAAACGCGTGGTAAATCACCTAAAGCAATGCTTTCCAGATGTAGCCATACTAATTGTTTCTACTGCCGATAAAGCTACCAAGTACAACATGGAAATGAAAACCGATTCTGCGGTTGTACCACTAGCGTTATCGCAAAAGCGTTACGCAGTACAATCGGATGCTGCATTTATAAACCTTTACATGTTAATGGGTGGGAATGGGTCTATGGTAAAATGGGTAGAAACAGAACCCGCATTAGCAGGTAAAGATTACACGCACTTTAACTATAGAGGTTCGCAAAAAATAGGTTCACTTATTTACAAGCAAATTAACAAAGGATACGAGCAGTACAAAGAAATGAATGATGTTATAGCAGACTCAATTCCTGAAACACTACCTGTTATTATTGAACAAGATTCTATAACAACTAAAACAGACTCTATATATGCTGAATAAAATATACAGTATATTTTTTTTATTAACCTGTACTATTGCACAGGCACAGGTAGATACTACCGCTGTAGTTGTTGATAGTATAAGCGTCGATTCGATAGCTGTCGATTCAGTAGCTACAGTACCTATAACCAATATAATTACCAACCCCAGTGCTATAACAACATTTTTTGAAAAGCTCCAAGCGCTAGAAGAGAATAAAGAGGGGAAAATAAACATAGTACATATAGGCGATTCGCACATCCAAGCCGATATATTAAGTGGTAAAATACGCAAAACCTTACAAGAGCGTTTTGGTAATGCAGGCTGCGGGTTTTCTTTTCCGCACAAGCTGGCGCATACCAATGGTAGCCCATATGTAAAATACAGGTCGAATATTACATGGCACAAGCGCCGTAATGTGTACCCAGTAGTAGATACTGTTGAGGTAGGTTTAAGCGGTATTGCACTTACAGCCAAACAAGATTTTGCAATAGCTGCTACGGTACTCGATACCAGTTACAACTTTAACACTATAAAAATTATTACACCACGCAATGTACCCCTTTTTGATGTTGCTACGCATACCGATGATACATTCGAGCTAAAATCGAATATTCCTAAAAAAACAACCTATAAAATTAAAAGTGGCGATGCATTATCCATTATCGCCCGAAAATTTAAAACAACCGTTTCGGCACTTAAAAAATTAAACGGTTTGCGCTCTAACGCCATACAAGCGGGTAAAACACTGCAAATACCTACAGGCGAAATGGAAAAACAGGTAATAAACCGATCTGAGTTTACGGAGTTACCTCTGGTTGCCGATTCGTTATCCTATTATTACCATAGCAAAAAAGCACTATCTACAATATACTTACTGCCAAATACCGAGGCAAAATCGTACAATTTAAACGGTTTAATACTCGAAAAAGATGCTCCAGGTATTTTGTACCATAGCATTGGTGTAAACGGAGCAAAAGCGGTAGATTATAATAAATATCCGCTATTTTTTGAGCAGTTACCTGCATTGAACCCTGATTTAATCATTATATCGTTAGGTACTAACGAATCGTTCGAGAAAGAAGATGTAGAGGCATACATGAAAGAGTTAAACTTATTTATAGATAATATAAGGACTAAAAACCCTAACGCTTGCTTATTAATAACTACCCCACCGCCATCGTTATTTAAAAGGAGGTACCCCAACACATTTGTAGCTGCCTATGCCAATAGTATACTGGCACAACAAACTGCAAAAAATTATGCTTCGTGGGATGTATTTTCGGAACTTGGTGGGTTGTACGGTGTGCCCAATAATGCTGCGGCAGGCTTAATGTCGCCCGATAAAGTACACTACTCGGTAAAAGGTTACGAAATGCAGGGAACACTATTTACCGAAGCCCTTTTAAGCGCATTTGATAATTTTAAAAATACTAGCAAAAATGCAATGGAATGATGTTTTGCCAGCCGTTGCATGGCAAGATGTACAACAGTGGTTTACCTACAACCCTGAAAAACCCTTACTTTTTAACTCGGGGTTATTTCTAGGGCTGTTTGTTGTATTCTATGCATTGTATTTATCACTCCGAAAAACATTTCACGCCCGTATTATTTACGTGCTGTGCTTTTCACTATTCTTCTACTATAAGTGTAGCGGAATGTATTTTTTGCTGCTAATATTTACCACTACGCTCGATTATACGTTGAGTTACTTTTTGTACAGAGAAACCCACGAGGTGTACCGTAAAATATACGTGTGGTTTAGTGTTGTGGTTAACCTTACCTTTTTAGGCTATTTTAAATACACTAACTTTATTATTGGTAATTATAACGATTTGTTTGGTGGCGAATTTGCGTTTTACGATGTAATTTTACCCGTAGGAATCTCTTTTTATACCTTCCAATCTATAAGTTATACGGTAGAGATTTATCGTAAAGAAATAACACCTGCCAAAAGTTTACCCGACTATTTATTCTTTGTTTCGTTTTTTCCGCAATTGGTAGCAGGACCTATTGTACGTGCAAAAGACTTTATTCCTAAAATATACGAGAAACTTACCATTACAAAACAAGAAGTCAATTATGGTTTATTCCTAATAATAGGCGGGCTCATAAAAAAGGCAGTAATATCCGATTATATCTCTGTAAACTTTGTCGATAGGGTTTTTGATGCTCCCAATAGTTATACTGCTATTGAGAACCTGCTAGCAGTATATGGTTACTCCATCCAGATTTATTGCGATTTTTCGGGATATAGCGATATGGCTATTGGTATAGCATTACTTTTAGGGTTTCAGTTGCCACCCAACTTCCGAACGCCCTACAAATCAGCCAATATTACCGAGTTTTGGCGCAGATGGCACATCTCGTTATCCACATGGTTAAAAGATTTCCTCTACATTTCGGTAGGGGGTAACCGTCGCGGCTCCTTTGCAGGATTCCTGTTCCCCATAGTATTTTTTATTGCCGTAATGGTTTGGGGCATAGTTAATTTAAATAATAGCTACTGGCCAATAATTATAGGTAGTAGCGCATTAGCGTTGTTTATACTCTCGTTTACATTGGCTAAAAACAAACAAAAAACAATGGTTACTAACGTAAACTTACTTACTACCATGTTACTGGGAGGTTTATGGCATGGGGCTAGCCTTCGTTTTATTGTTTGGGGTGCCTTGCATGGTATTGGGTTAGCGGTACACCGAATAGTTACCGAGTTTTTTCCAACTAAAAAAGAAGGTATACCTACTAAAAATAACAGATTTCTAAAATTCGTATCTGTAATTATAACATTTCATTTTGTAGCGTTTTGTTGGATATTTTTTAGAGCGAAAGATTTTAGCTTGGCTTTGGATGTTATTAATAACATTGGTAACGTAACATTTGACCTTGTTAAATGGAAAACCATTTTTATAGCGTACCAAAACGTATTTTTATTGATGCTAATAGGTTACGTATGGCACTTTTTACCCGATGGTATAATTAACACCATGCGCAATACTTTTAATAAAACACCATTACTCGGAAAAGCTATTATATTAGGCGTAATATATTGGTTGGTGTATGCAACAGCATCAGCAGAATCGCAACCATTTATTTACTTCCAGTTTTAAGAACCATAATTTAGAGATGTATTTGCATTTTTATTGATAATGTAATTTTGGGTAAATTATATTTAGTAATAAGTAAAAAAAGTATTAAATTGGCTGCTTAAATTGTTTACATTATGAAAAAAACACTACTCTATTTAACACTTTGTTTATCGTTTTTTGCAAGTAAAACAGCATTGGCGCAAGACCCATATACACTTACTTTGTTTGATCAAGCTGTGTATTATGGTATGTACGGAGCTACTGTAGATGAGCCTATTCCTGAAGGTACCATCAGAAACAGCAATTCATCTTATTCTAAAATGCTTACCGAGGAGCAGTTGGCTGCTTTTGGTAATAAACTTACTATGACGGTTACATTACACCCTTTGTGTGATAATTATGACAGGATTGGTAATGTGAATTTGGCATTGGTACCTAAAGGTGCAACAACGTATGAGTATAATGAGGTAGAGCGCATTGAGATAGGTCGTTTTATTACTCCTTTCATGGACATGAACGTTACCAATCCAGACTCTGTACCGTATGTGTACGAATTGGATAATTTGACATCAATTTTTCATGACGAAGCTATTACAGCGATGTACGATATATGGATAGAGCTTGAAGTATATGGCTACCAAGGTGGTCCTGGTCAGGGTGGTGCTGCGGTAGAAATACCAGGCTGTGCAGGAAGAAACGATGTATATATGGGCTCATTAGAATTTTACTCTACTTTTGATAACAGTATTGAGAATGAAGGTAACTTCCTATTGCCATTATCGTATAAATATGAATTGAAAAATTATACGTTAGAGGGTACAGATGTACTTGGCGAAACAGTAAGAACAATTGATTTTACGTTAGATGAGCCAGTAAATAACGCTAATCTTTACATTATTACGTCAAACCACGGAGCTAACGCAGGTGGTGAAGAGTATATTAGACGTAACCATTTTATTTATTTTGATGAAGAGCAAGTACTAATGTATAAGCCAGGTGGTGTTTCGTGTGGACCTTTCTTTGAGTATAATACACAGCCAAGCTGCATTTACTACGACTGTTCTACAACCCCTGCTTACCCCAGACCTCATACTGATGCTGCATGGTCTTGGAATAACTGGTGTCCAGGAGATAAAATTCCAGTTCGTAGCGTATCACTTGGTCAGCTTGAAGCAGGTGAGCACAGCTTTAGAATAGAAGTACCAGATGCACAATTTGCAGATGAGCAAGGGTATTTCCCAATGTCAGTATACATCCAGAGCGATAATCCTGCATTAAGCACCAATACTTTTGATGTTGCAACATTTAGTGTATATCCTAATCCAGTTGTAGATGTTTTAACCATAAACACTACTAGCGGAACTACGGTACAAAATGTAACGGTAACCAATACACTAGGTCAGTCAGTATACAAAGGTACTACTGCTACTGCCGACCTTTCAGAGTTACAATCGGGTATTTACATTGTAACGGCAGCCTTTACCAATGGTACAACTGCTACTCAAAAAATAGTAAAGAAATAGTTTAGTACTAAACTGTATCTCATATAAAAAAAGCCACTCGATTAGGAGTGGCTTTTTTTAGTATGTTTTATTGTTTGAGCAGAGTAGGTGCTGTTTTAAAAACTAATTTTTACTAGTGCATTGGGTGTACGGTTTAACGCAAAGGTATTAACTACCTCAATATCCTCGTTGGCATTAATACGATAGTAGCGGTTAATAATATTACTACGGTTAAATATATTGAGTACCGATAGCCCAAACTGCATACGTACTTTACTGTTTATATCCCAACGGTAGGATGCAGAAAAATCTACTTGGAAAAAATCATCTAGGTTGCTACTGTTAGGGAATTCGTATAATACCGATGGTGTACCCTCGTTATCATAAACAGGTATGTTTAGCAATGGCTCTGTTGCGGGGCGTCCAGTAAACCACCTTGAACCCAGTGCAATTTTAAAGTTTTTCCACTCGTATATCGCAGCAGAGTTGATGTTATGACTTATTTCAAAATTACTACTAAACCTGCTTGGCTCTATATCATCAAATTTATAATCGTTCTTATTCCAAGTATAGCTTAACCAAGCGTAAAAGTTTTTGTATTGTTTTTGTATTAAAAACTCGGTACCAAAAACCCTGTAACTCCCTCTGGCATCTACCTGTTCTAACTGATCCTGAAAAGCCTGCCCATAAGTAGTAATACCGTTTACACGTTTGTAAAAATTATCTACAGATATTAGCCAGCCTTTTTCTTTATAGGCAACCCCTACAGATACTTGGCTACTGTTTTGTACGGGTACATCCATATCGTTAGCTAATATCCAACGCCTGTTTTCTAAACCCAAAAAATCAGCTTGTAGCTCCACTACCTGCGATGTGGTTTGGCTTTTTAACTCTGCCAATATTTCCATTTGCCAAGCATCATCAATATGATAATTAAATTGCAATCGCGGCTCGATGTATATTGCCCTTAATTGTTCAATATAATTAAACCGTAATCCTGTACGTACATATATATCTTCCGTCTCGGGGTCGTATTCTATTTCACCAATAAAAGCATGCGTACGCAAAACCTGATTGGTTTCTCGTGTTTGTATTTCGCTATCAACAGCATCTGTATTTTCTACTTTCAGTTGGTCAAACTGATATCCCGAATGGAGTTTATACATATCGGTAAGCCTGTTGGTGTTGCTAAACTTAAAACCGTATCCCTGTATTTTATTTTCTTGTCGTACTCTTTCTTCTGTTTCTAACGATTCATCTGTACCATCTACTTCGTACAATGTACCATAAACACTAAAATTTGTACTGTGTGTATCGGTCCATTGTGTTGCCAGTCCTGCAGAGCCACCAAGTGTTTGCTGGTCCAGGCTACTAACGGTAGTTATTAGGTTAGTTGCGTTTAGTGTACCCTGCGTAAAATCGAGGTTATTGTTAATACCAATTACATGTAAATAGGCATTGTGCTTTTCGCCAAACTTTTGGTGGTATTGTCCTGTAAAATCGTAAAAGTAAAACTCTTTATCACTTTTATAGTTTACATCGGTACTGTTAGCAAGTTCGGTTACTACGGTGTTTTGAAATATTCTCTCTGAATATTCGGTATAGGTAGGAAAATCAAGAACATCGGTAAACGATCTACGTGCAGAGATTTCGAGATTGGCACTTTCAGAAACTTTTAATTTTGTATAAAAATCAGCGTTAATCATATTTGTGCCAATGCTTGTGGTACCATTTTCGATTTGTGATTTTTGTGAAGATATGTCAACAACGCTTGAAACACTTTCGCCATAAAAGGCAGAAGTACCATTTTTGGCAATTTTAATATTATAGGCAATATTGGGATTAATTGCTGATATAAGTCCGAAAAAATGTCCTGTCTGGAATAACCGAATGCCATTCCACATAAATAGGTTTTGGTCGTGGCTACCGCCCCTTACATTAATGTTGGATACAGTTTGGTCTATACTCGTTATACCTGGTAGTTGCTGCATGGCAAGTAGCACGTCGGGCTCTATAAGCCCAGGAAGTATACCGAATTTTTTTGGGGTGATTGAAAAGCTACCATCTTTCTTTTTAGAGATACCCGATGTAAGGTATCGTTCTGTAACTAACTCTTCTAACTCTAAAGGGGCTAATGACAGCTTTATGTTAATGCAATCACCCGTATATTCAGTTACTGCTATGCCAACAGGCTGGTAACCTAAATGACCTACGTATATTATTTCGGGGAGCTCCGTATTCAATTCAAAATAACCATCAACTCCCGCTACAATACTTTTAGTGTCGCTTATCTGTACGGATGCATTTTGTATAATGGTGTTAAATTCATCTGTAATATAGGCGCAAAACTTTTTCTTTTCTGCTGTGCTGTTTTTATATAGTATTATATAGTCGCCATTTTCCTTATAGCTAAGTCCCGTTCTGTTGCCTATATAAACCAGTTTTGAGCGTAGTGGTTGTGCTGTTTTTGGGGGATATATGTTATGTCCAAAAACATCTTTTTCGGTATAATTAAATTTAACGTGGTGTTGTGCCGCAATACTATCAAGCACTTGCTTTAAGGCAATACGCTGCGTTTCATCCTGCCCAAAGGTTTTGGGGGTGAAAAATACTATGGGTATAAAAAGAAGTAAACACTTTATGTTTAATCTCATTCAGAGGTTAATACGATTTTATCTCCTGCCTTTTCAAGCTTTAAATTATAAGCTGTTGTAATATTATCTAGGGCAGTATCTAAGTCATTCATTGGTAGCGGACCTGTAAACGAACTGTATTCACCTTGCTTTAAGTTTATAGTTACGTTATACTGGCGCTCCATTTCGGCAATTACATTATAAAGATCTTCATTATAGAAATTTACTTCGTAATTAATCCAGCCTGGCT
The Flavobacterium litorale genome window above contains:
- the argS gene encoding arginine--tRNA ligase; translated protein: MILSEILTSHIQKAVTALFDITLDKVELQATRREFEGDSTMVIFPLLKQIKGNPVELGKKIGEYLVENSDVVERFNVVKGFLNLVISDTYYINFFNGIKANEQFGFVTPPHDGKTTMVEYASPNTNKPLHLGHVRNVLLGYSVAQIIQAAGKKVNKTQIINDRGIHICKSMLAYKRFGNNETPESANIKGDKLVGNYYVAFDKAYKEEIETLKTAGKTEDEAKANAPIVLEAQEMLRKWEAGDPDTVALWEMMNGWVYKGFDETYKNIGVNFDSYYYESNTYLLGKDVVADGLAKGVFYKKEDGSVWIDLTDEGLDEKLVLRSDGTAVYMTQDIGTAIQRVKDYPDVNGMVYTVGNEQDYHFKVLFLILKKLGFDWASSLYHLSYGMVDLPSGKMKSREGTVVDADDLMAEMATTAKNISEELGKLDDYSDEEKAKLYNIIGLGALKYYILKVDPKKRILFNPEESVDFSGNTGPFIQYTYARIQSLLRRADFDVSVTLQPEDIVLHEKEKELLKQLAQYPDVVQSAAAGHSPALIANYTYDLVKEYNSFYQSVPIFGSEIENEKVFRIQLSKKVADTIKSAFGLLGIDVPERM
- a CDS encoding LysM peptidoglycan-binding domain-containing protein, producing the protein MLNKIYSIFFLLTCTIAQAQVDTTAVVVDSISVDSIAVDSVATVPITNIITNPSAITTFFEKLQALEENKEGKINIVHIGDSHIQADILSGKIRKTLQERFGNAGCGFSFPHKLAHTNGSPYVKYRSNITWHKRRNVYPVVDTVEVGLSGIALTAKQDFAIAATVLDTSYNFNTIKIITPRNVPLFDVATHTDDTFELKSNIPKKTTYKIKSGDALSIIARKFKTTVSALKKLNGLRSNAIQAGKTLQIPTGEMEKQVINRSEFTELPLVADSLSYYYHSKKALSTIYLLPNTEAKSYNLNGLILEKDAPGILYHSIGVNGAKAVDYNKYPLFFEQLPALNPDLIIISLGTNESFEKEDVEAYMKELNLFIDNIRTKNPNACLLITTPPPSLFKRRYPNTFVAAYANSILAQQTAKNYASWDVFSELGGLYGVPNNAAAGLMSPDKVHYSVKGYEMQGTLFTEALLSAFDNFKNTSKNAME
- a CDS encoding MBOAT family O-acyltransferase, with translation MQWNDVLPAVAWQDVQQWFTYNPEKPLLFNSGLFLGLFVVFYALYLSLRKTFHARIIYVLCFSLFFYYKCSGMYFLLLIFTTTLDYTLSYFLYRETHEVYRKIYVWFSVVVNLTFLGYFKYTNFIIGNYNDLFGGEFAFYDVILPVGISFYTFQSISYTVEIYRKEITPAKSLPDYLFFVSFFPQLVAGPIVRAKDFIPKIYEKLTITKQEVNYGLFLIIGGLIKKAVISDYISVNFVDRVFDAPNSYTAIENLLAVYGYSIQIYCDFSGYSDMAIGIALLLGFQLPPNFRTPYKSANITEFWRRWHISLSTWLKDFLYISVGGNRRGSFAGFLFPIVFFIAVMVWGIVNLNNSYWPIIIGSSALALFILSFTLAKNKQKTMVTNVNLLTTMLLGGLWHGASLRFIVWGALHGIGLAVHRIVTEFFPTKKEGIPTKNNRFLKFVSVIITFHFVAFCWIFFRAKDFSLALDVINNIGNVTFDLVKWKTIFIAYQNVFLLMLIGYVWHFLPDGIINTMRNTFNKTPLLGKAIILGVIYWLVYATASAESQPFIYFQF
- a CDS encoding peptide-N-glycosidase F-related protein, which gives rise to MKKTLLYLTLCLSFFASKTALAQDPYTLTLFDQAVYYGMYGATVDEPIPEGTIRNSNSSYSKMLTEEQLAAFGNKLTMTVTLHPLCDNYDRIGNVNLALVPKGATTYEYNEVERIEIGRFITPFMDMNVTNPDSVPYVYELDNLTSIFHDEAITAMYDIWIELEVYGYQGGPGQGGAAVEIPGCAGRNDVYMGSLEFYSTFDNSIENEGNFLLPLSYKYELKNYTLEGTDVLGETVRTIDFTLDEPVNNANLYIITSNHGANAGGEEYIRRNHFIYFDEEQVLMYKPGGVSCGPFFEYNTQPSCIYYDCSTTPAYPRPHTDAAWSWNNWCPGDKIPVRSVSLGQLEAGEHSFRIEVPDAQFADEQGYFPMSVYIQSDNPALSTNTFDVATFSVYPNPVVDVLTINTTSGTTVQNVTVTNTLGQSVYKGTTATADLSELQSGIYIVTAAFTNGTTATQKIVKK
- a CDS encoding TonB-dependent receptor plug domain-containing protein, whose translation is MRLNIKCLLLFIPIVFFTPKTFGQDETQRIALKQVLDSIAAQHHVKFNYTEKDVFGHNIYPPKTAQPLRSKLVYIGNRTGLSYKENGDYIILYKNSTAEKKKFCAYITDEFNTIIQNASVQISDTKSIVAGVDGYFELNTELPEIIYVGHLGYQPVGIAVTEYTGDCINIKLSLAPLELEELVTERYLTSGISKKKDGSFSITPKKFGILPGLIEPDVLLAMQQLPGITSIDQTVSNINVRGGSHDQNLFMWNGIRLFQTGHFFGLISAINPNIAYNIKIAKNGTSAFYGESVSSVVDISSQKSQIENGTTSIGTNMINADFYTKLKVSESANLEISARRSFTDVLDFPTYTEYSERIFQNTVVTELANSTDVNYKSDKEFYFYDFTGQYHQKFGEKHNAYLHVIGINNNLDFTQGTLNATNLITTVSSLDQQTLGGSAGLATQWTDTHSTNFSVYGTLYEVDGTDESLETEERVRQENKIQGYGFKFSNTNRLTDMYKLHSGYQFDQLKVENTDAVDSEIQTRETNQVLRTHAFIGEIEYDPETEDIYVRTGLRFNYIEQLRAIYIEPRLQFNYHIDDAWQMEILAELKSQTTSQVVELQADFLGLENRRWILANDMDVPVQNSSQVSVGVAYKEKGWLISVDNFYKRVNGITTYGQAFQDQLEQVDARGSYRVFGTEFLIQKQYKNFYAWLSYTWNKNDYKFDDIEPSRFSSNFEISHNINSAAIYEWKNFKIALGSRWFTGRPATEPLLNIPVYDNEGTPSVLYEFPNSSNLDDFFQVDFSASYRWDINSKVRMQFGLSVLNIFNRSNIINRYYRINANEDIEVVNTFALNRTPNALVKISF